Proteins from a genomic interval of Caldicellulosiruptor diazotrophicus:
- a CDS encoding ABC transporter substrate-binding protein, which produces MRKFLSILFAILFLLSCVLTTQIKTSQTALGSSQSIKLRIAWWGSQTRHDRTQKVLELYRAKVNRKVSFVTEFGSWSGYWDKLTTQAAAKNLPDIIQMDYMYLAQYVQKGLLADLTPYTKNGILNLKDVSDASIKSGSIGGKVYAISLGTNALAIIYDPAVAKKAGVKIPEDGNWSWNDYKEIIKKVYQKTKIRADLALTADPKFLLEYYVRQQGKSLYKPDGTSLGFTQEKFIVDVFNINLELLKGGYTARPDEVSATSTIEDSLFVKGKTWIGWTWSNMFVATANAAKRPLALALPPKGGKRAGLYLKPSQFFSVAATSKYKNEAAKVINFFTNSVEANKILLAERGVPISSKVREGIKNAVEPAVRQTFDYIALAEKNCSPIDPPDPSGGTEVGQLFKDLYDQVLYGQIKPEVAAKMFIQKANQILMRNKK; this is translated from the coding sequence GTGAGAAAGTTTTTGTCAATCCTTTTTGCTATTTTGTTTTTACTTTCATGCGTTTTGACCACTCAGATAAAGACTTCACAAACTGCTCTTGGATCTTCTCAGTCAATAAAGCTGAGGATTGCGTGGTGGGGAAGCCAAACACGTCATGACAGGACTCAAAAAGTGCTTGAATTATATCGGGCAAAAGTTAATCGTAAGGTAAGTTTTGTCACTGAATTTGGTAGCTGGTCTGGATACTGGGATAAACTTACAACTCAAGCAGCAGCAAAGAATTTGCCTGACATTATTCAGATGGACTACATGTATTTAGCTCAATATGTTCAAAAAGGTTTATTAGCAGATTTGACCCCTTATACGAAAAATGGAATATTGAATTTGAAAGATGTAAGTGATGCAAGTATAAAAAGTGGATCAATCGGTGGAAAGGTTTATGCTATAAGTTTAGGAACTAACGCTTTGGCAATTATTTATGACCCTGCTGTGGCTAAAAAAGCGGGTGTGAAGATACCTGAAGATGGTAACTGGAGTTGGAATGACTACAAGGAGATTATTAAAAAAGTTTATCAAAAAACCAAAATTAGAGCAGACTTGGCATTAACAGCTGATCCAAAATTCTTACTTGAATACTATGTAAGGCAGCAAGGTAAGAGCTTATATAAGCCCGATGGGACAAGTTTAGGATTTACTCAAGAAAAATTTATTGTTGATGTATTTAATATCAATTTGGAACTCTTAAAAGGTGGATATACAGCAAGACCAGATGAAGTTTCAGCAACTTCTACAATTGAAGACAGTTTATTTGTTAAAGGGAAGACATGGATTGGCTGGACGTGGAGTAATATGTTTGTTGCAACAGCAAACGCAGCAAAACGTCCGTTAGCATTAGCATTACCTCCTAAGGGTGGAAAAAGGGCAGGATTGTATTTAAAACCCTCTCAATTTTTCTCTGTTGCAGCAACATCAAAATATAAAAATGAAGCAGCAAAAGTTATAAATTTCTTTACGAATAGTGTAGAGGCAAACAAAATCTTGTTAGCAGAGCGAGGTGTGCCTATTTCATCTAAAGTTAGAGAAGGTATTAAAAATGCAGTAGAACCAGCAGTAAGACAGACATTTGATTATATAGCACTTGCTGAGAAAAACTGCTCACCTATTGATCCACCCGATCCATCAGGAGGAACTGAAGTTGGTCAGCTATTTAAAGATTTGTATGATCAAGTTTTGTATGGTCAGATAAAGCCGGAAGTAGCTGCCAAGATGTTTATACAAAAGGCAAACCAAATACTTATGAGAAATAAAAAATAG
- a CDS encoding carbohydrate ABC transporter permease: MSKITYKMPLKNRVDRILNSENIAGYVFILPWLVGFFVFTLIPIVATFYLSFTQYDLLSPPKFVGLRNYIQMFKEDPLFWKSMSVTFFYVFVTVPLKLAFALLLALWLSYKSKLTPFYRAVYYIPSMMGGSVAVAVLWQRLFTSDGVINSILKLLGIDSNISWIGNPKTAIWTLILLAVWQFGSPMLIFLAGLKQIPESYYEAAIIDGANSWQKFIKITLPMLTPIIFFNLIMQMIGSFMTFTQGFIITNGGPVNSTLFYAIYLYRRAFQFYDMGYSCAMSWVMLIIIGILTAFIFKSSTFWVYYESKEGE; this comes from the coding sequence ATGTCAAAAATAACCTATAAAATGCCATTAAAAAATAGAGTTGATAGGATTTTAAATTCTGAAAATATAGCAGGATATGTTTTTATTTTACCATGGCTGGTAGGATTTTTTGTATTTACCTTGATTCCAATTGTGGCTACATTTTACCTTTCATTTACTCAATATGATTTATTATCACCGCCCAAATTTGTTGGTTTAAGGAATTATATTCAAATGTTTAAGGAAGATCCTTTATTTTGGAAGTCAATGTCAGTGACATTTTTCTATGTATTTGTGACTGTCCCTTTGAAATTAGCTTTTGCTTTACTTCTTGCGCTTTGGCTATCTTATAAAAGTAAATTAACTCCTTTTTACAGAGCCGTATATTATATCCCATCAATGATGGGAGGTAGTGTCGCAGTTGCTGTACTTTGGCAAAGACTATTTACAAGTGATGGCGTTATAAATTCTATATTAAAATTGCTTGGAATCGATTCAAATATTTCGTGGATAGGAAATCCTAAAACTGCAATCTGGACATTGATATTACTTGCAGTTTGGCAATTTGGTTCACCTATGTTAATATTTTTAGCTGGTTTAAAACAAATACCTGAAAGCTATTATGAAGCAGCTATTATTGATGGAGCAAATAGTTGGCAAAAGTTCATTAAGATAACTTTACCAATGCTTACACCGATAATATTTTTCAACTTGATAATGCAGATGATAGGTAGTTTTATGACTTTTACTCAAGGATTTATTATTACCAACGGAGGACCTGTAAATAGTACTCTTTTTTATGCTATTTATCTTTACAGACGAGCATTTCAGTTCTATGATATGGGTTATAGCTGTGCAATGTCATGGGTAATGCTTATTATTATTGGAATACTTACAGCTTTTATATTTAAATCTTCTACATTTTGGGTCTATTACGAATCAAAGGAAGGTGAATAA
- a CDS encoding carbohydrate ABC transporter permease: MRRSKMIRMFLFHLITLLFGYIMLYPLLWMFFSSFKDNSEIFLNAHELLPKRWLFKNYVDGWKGFAGYPFSVFFKNSFIVTVIGTIGAVISSAIVAYGFARCKFKGKGFWFGCMILTMLLPYQVVMIPQYIMFQKLGWVNSFKPLLVPAFLGQPFFIFLMIQFIRGIPNELDEAAKIDGCSKYSIFTRIILPLISPALITSAIFSFLWRWDDFLGPLLYLSKPELYTVSLGLRMFSDPTAVSNWGAAFAMATLSLVPSFIIFIFFQRYLVEGIVTTGLKG, encoded by the coding sequence ATGAGAAGATCAAAGATGATAAGAATGTTTCTATTTCATCTCATAACACTTTTATTTGGCTACATAATGCTTTATCCTCTTCTCTGGATGTTTTTTAGCTCATTTAAGGATAATAGTGAAATTTTCTTAAACGCTCATGAGTTATTACCTAAGAGATGGCTCTTTAAAAATTATGTTGATGGGTGGAAAGGTTTTGCCGGATATCCATTTTCAGTTTTTTTTAAAAATTCATTTATTGTGACTGTAATTGGGACAATTGGTGCTGTAATTTCATCAGCCATTGTTGCATATGGTTTTGCAAGATGTAAGTTTAAAGGTAAAGGATTTTGGTTCGGATGTATGATTTTAACCATGCTTTTGCCATATCAGGTAGTTATGATACCTCAATATATTATGTTTCAAAAGTTAGGGTGGGTAAATTCGTTTAAACCACTACTTGTTCCAGCCTTTTTGGGTCAACCGTTTTTTATATTTTTAATGATTCAATTCATAAGAGGTATTCCTAATGAATTGGATGAAGCAGCAAAAATTGATGGTTGTAGCAAATATTCAATTTTTACCAGAATTATTTTGCCATTGATTTCGCCTGCTTTAATTACATCGGCAATATTTTCGTTTTTGTGGCGATGGGATGACTTTTTAGGACCTTTGCTTTATCTCAGCAAACCAGAGCTATATACTGTTTCTTTGGGTTTGAGGATGTTTTCTGATCCGACAGCAGTATCAAATTGGGGAGCAGCATTTGCTATGGCTACTTTATCACTTGTTCCTTCGTTTATAATATTTATTTTCTTCCAGCGTTATCTAGTTGAAGGAATTGTCACTACAGGGTTAAAAGGTTAA
- a CDS encoding 4Fe-4S binding protein — protein sequence MPDLSITYSKLRLRSPVIVASAGITGTVERLQRCEENGAGAVVTKSLFQKEICRIAPTPRFKIVKHENTFTLYSYEQASEFNPQEYAEFIFKAKQKLSIPVIASINCYTDDAWLEYSKLMEQAGADAIELNLSCPHGVHIMSGMDVIEEMVHTTKLVKSNVKIPVIPKMTPQSTNPGSDALRLDNAGADGLVMFNRFTGLDIDIEKEAPILHGGYAGHGGPWAIMYGLRWISAVSPKVKCSISASGGAINGEDVVKYILAGASAVQVCTTVILNGYGVIKKINKYLEEYMERKGYNTIDDFKGKVCGKILDMDSVDRTHWAVARIDKEKCTSCGKCFTVCIYDAIEKDDGKFKVNQNCDGCGLCAELCPAKAILMVRRGEV from the coding sequence ATGCCAGACTTATCAATTACATATAGTAAACTAAGACTAAGATCACCTGTAATTGTTGCATCAGCAGGGATTACAGGAACTGTGGAGAGGCTTCAAAGATGTGAAGAAAACGGTGCTGGGGCTGTTGTGACAAAAAGTCTTTTTCAAAAGGAAATATGCAGAATTGCACCCACTCCACGGTTTAAAATAGTCAAGCATGAAAACACGTTTACGCTTTACTCATATGAACAGGCAAGCGAATTTAACCCTCAAGAGTATGCTGAATTTATATTCAAAGCAAAACAAAAGCTAAGCATTCCAGTCATTGCGAGTATAAACTGCTACACAGATGATGCATGGCTTGAGTATAGTAAGCTTATGGAGCAGGCAGGGGCTGATGCGATAGAGCTAAACCTTTCATGTCCTCACGGTGTGCATATAATGTCTGGTATGGATGTAATTGAAGAGATGGTCCACACAACAAAGCTTGTCAAAAGCAATGTCAAAATACCCGTAATACCAAAAATGACTCCTCAATCTACAAATCCGGGGTCTGATGCCTTAAGACTCGATAACGCAGGAGCAGACGGGCTTGTAATGTTCAATAGATTTACAGGGCTTGACATTGATATTGAGAAAGAAGCACCCATTTTGCACGGCGGTTATGCAGGGCATGGTGGTCCGTGGGCAATTATGTATGGTTTGAGGTGGATAAGCGCTGTATCGCCAAAAGTAAAATGTAGTATCAGTGCGAGCGGCGGTGCCATAAATGGAGAAGATGTTGTCAAATACATATTGGCAGGTGCGTCGGCTGTTCAAGTTTGCACAACTGTTATTTTGAATGGCTATGGGGTTATAAAAAAGATAAACAAGTATTTAGAAGAGTACATGGAGAGAAAAGGTTACAACACAATTGATGATTTTAAAGGAAAGGTATGTGGCAAAATTCTTGACATGGACTCTGTTGACAGAACGCACTGGGCTGTTGCAAGGATTGACAAAGAAAAATGCACATCTTGTGGCAAGTGCTTCACAGTTTGCATATATGATGCAATTGAAAAGGATGATGGAAAGTTTAAAGTAAATCAAAACTGTGATGGCTGCGGACTTTGTGCAGAACTGTGCCCAGCCAAGGCAATCTTAATGGTAAGAAGAGGTGAAGTTTAA
- a CDS encoding FAD-binding protein: MIYKADVLVVGSGGAGLRAAIAACERAYESRKRIKVLLASKGKIGSCGTTALAYSDRMAFHVTLPTTEPKGEDNWKYHAKDIYEIGGLVSDYDLAEILAKNSADAYFYLDSLGVPFVKENGVPVQFVTDGSIYARACFTGPDTAVQIEKALIRKLGEMKDIEVLEDVMISDLIVVNNKVCGAIGFKENQNIIILAKAIVLATGGAGSIYKSNVFPPRMTGDGYAMALRAGAQLVNMEFIQIGLSSPKTKLACSGSIMRCVPRFVNEKGEEFLLNYPITYNDVFEKGATWPISYEHKTCLIDIAVFREIARGGKVFWDFTQNPKGFEFEHLREDLKQRYYKEVKNQIGSRKTPYERLCEINPQTVEWFLKRGIDLRNQMLEIAPSIQHFQGGVKIRENANTAIEGLYACGECAGGQHGANRPGGNALLDTQVFGKIAGESSFEFALNTSIDEESIVCQANRLFESYKSYIAEDGIDLENAISELNRVMDLYASVVRHQDGLQKALMKIEELKTRKIKPVEYEYLLELKNMLLCAEAVVKSCILRDESRGPHLMFENYSDLWPKPRDERYNVYHVCRLNKETNQIEVFPMQSVKPKA, encoded by the coding sequence GTGATATACAAAGCAGATGTGCTGGTAGTAGGTAGTGGCGGAGCAGGTTTGAGAGCTGCAATTGCAGCGTGTGAAAGAGCCTATGAGAGCCGAAAAAGAATAAAAGTTTTGCTGGCAAGCAAAGGAAAAATAGGAAGTTGTGGTACTACAGCTCTTGCATACTCTGATAGAATGGCATTCCATGTCACACTTCCCACAACAGAGCCTAAAGGTGAAGATAACTGGAAATATCATGCAAAAGATATCTATGAGATTGGCGGACTTGTTTCTGATTATGACTTGGCTGAGATTTTAGCAAAAAACTCAGCCGATGCTTATTTTTACTTAGATAGTTTAGGTGTTCCCTTTGTAAAAGAAAATGGCGTACCCGTTCAATTTGTGACAGACGGCTCTATATATGCGCGTGCATGTTTTACAGGACCTGATACTGCTGTTCAAATAGAAAAGGCATTGATTCGAAAGCTTGGTGAGATGAAGGATATTGAAGTTTTAGAAGATGTGATGATAAGTGATTTGATTGTTGTGAATAACAAAGTTTGCGGAGCAATTGGATTTAAAGAGAATCAAAATATCATAATACTTGCAAAAGCCATTGTTTTAGCAACAGGTGGTGCAGGAAGTATTTATAAAAGCAATGTATTTCCACCACGCATGACAGGTGATGGGTATGCAATGGCACTTCGTGCAGGAGCACAGCTTGTAAACATGGAATTTATCCAGATAGGTCTTTCATCCCCCAAAACAAAACTTGCGTGTTCGGGAAGTATAATGAGATGTGTCCCCAGGTTTGTAAATGAAAAAGGAGAAGAATTTTTGTTAAATTATCCTATCACATACAATGATGTATTTGAAAAAGGTGCAACTTGGCCAATAAGCTACGAGCATAAGACATGCCTAATAGACATTGCAGTATTTAGGGAAATTGCACGTGGTGGAAAGGTGTTTTGGGACTTTACTCAAAATCCCAAAGGATTTGAGTTTGAACATCTAAGAGAAGATTTAAAACAAAGGTATTATAAAGAAGTTAAAAATCAGATTGGGAGCAGAAAAACTCCATATGAAAGACTCTGTGAAATAAATCCTCAGACAGTTGAGTGGTTTTTGAAAAGGGGAATTGACCTTAGAAACCAAATGTTAGAAATTGCACCATCAATTCAGCATTTCCAGGGTGGTGTAAAAATTAGAGAAAATGCAAATACAGCTATTGAAGGCTTGTATGCCTGTGGAGAGTGTGCAGGCGGACAACATGGAGCAAACAGACCAGGCGGAAATGCACTTTTGGATACTCAGGTTTTTGGTAAGATAGCAGGGGAAAGTAGCTTTGAATTTGCTTTGAATACTTCAATCGATGAAGAATCTATAGTTTGCCAAGCAAACCGCTTGTTTGAAAGCTATAAAAGCTATATAGCTGAAGATGGCATTGATTTGGAGAATGCCATATCAGAACTAAATAGGGTTATGGATTTGTACGCAAGTGTTGTGAGACATCAGGATGGACTTCAAAAAGCACTTATGAAAATTGAGGAGTTGAAAACAAGAAAAATCAAGCCTGTTGAGTATGAATATCTTTTAGAGCTAAAAAACATGCTTTTGTGTGCAGAGGCAGTTGTAAAAAGTTGTATTTTAAGAGATGAAAGCAGAGGACCGCACTTGATGTTTGAAAATTACAGCGATTTGTGGCCAAAGCCAAGAGATGAAAGATACAACGTATACCATGTATGCAGGCTAAACAAAGAGACTAATCAAATTGAAGTCTTTCCAATGCAGTCGGTAAAACCAAAAGCGTAG
- a CDS encoding zinc-binding dehydrogenase: protein MKAYAMVLEEFNKPLKMKEFELMSPTDGKLLVKIEAAGVCGSDVHMFRGNDPRTKLPMILGHEGVGRVYAISGQWRDINGEKIQEGDLIIWDRGVVCGRCYFCAVKKESYLCPHRWTYGISVSCAEPPYLRGCYSEYIYLHKDTKVIKIKENVAPEILVSASCSGATCAHAFDIVSPDFGDSVLIQGPGPIGLYAIIFAKLRGARNIIVIGGTKERLKMCEEFGATHVLDRNSTTAGQRQEIIMDITNGRGVDLAIEAVGHPSAVSEGIKLVRNGGSYLSLGFGDPNGSVTLDCYYDIVRKNLRYQGVWVSSTKHLYMAVNVVLQNRELFKKMITNVYKLTDATKALEDMENRNTIKSVLKP from the coding sequence ATGAAAGCTTATGCAATGGTTTTAGAAGAGTTCAACAAACCTTTGAAGATGAAGGAGTTTGAATTAATGTCTCCAACTGACGGTAAGCTTTTGGTAAAGATAGAAGCAGCAGGTGTTTGTGGTTCTGATGTGCATATGTTCAGGGGTAATGACCCTCGCACAAAACTTCCCATGATTTTAGGGCATGAAGGTGTTGGACGTGTGTATGCTATTTCAGGTCAGTGGCGTGATATAAATGGCGAGAAAATTCAAGAGGGAGATTTGATAATTTGGGACAGGGGTGTTGTGTGTGGTAGGTGCTACTTTTGTGCTGTCAAAAAAGAAAGCTATCTGTGTCCGCACAGATGGACATATGGGATAAGCGTTAGCTGCGCAGAACCTCCGTATTTGAGAGGCTGCTATTCGGAATACATTTATCTTCACAAAGATACGAAAGTTATAAAAATAAAAGAGAATGTTGCTCCGGAAATTTTAGTATCTGCCTCATGTTCTGGTGCAACGTGTGCTCATGCTTTTGACATTGTTTCACCTGATTTTGGTGACAGTGTCCTAATTCAAGGACCAGGTCCTATAGGGCTTTATGCAATCATTTTTGCAAAACTTAGAGGAGCACGAAATATAATTGTGATTGGTGGCACAAAAGAAAGACTTAAAATGTGTGAAGAATTTGGAGCAACGCATGTGCTTGATAGAAATTCGACTACAGCTGGTCAAAGACAGGAAATAATAATGGATATCACAAATGGGCGTGGAGTCGATTTGGCAATTGAAGCTGTGGGACATCCATCAGCAGTAAGTGAGGGAATAAAACTTGTTCGAAATGGTGGAAGCTACTTATCACTTGGTTTTGGTGACCCAAACGGCAGCGTTACACTTGACTGTTATTATGACATTGTAAGAAAGAATTTAAGATATCAGGGTGTATGGGTAAGTAGCACAAAACATCTGTATATGGCAGTAAATGTTGTGCTGCAGAACAGGGAACTTTTCAAAAAGATGATTACAAATGTTTACAAGTTGACTGATGCGACAAAAGCTCTTGAGGATATGGAAAACAGAAATACAATAAAATCTGTTCTGAAGCCATGA
- a CDS encoding Gfo/Idh/MocA family protein — MNIAKVGLIGISGFGSIHLRSIEQLQGKMVDLRAIVATSYEKNKEVIDRLASRGVKYYQDYRLMLENHKDLDFVAISTPIHLHAPMAIDAMERGFNVLLEKPPAVTIQDIDAIIETKRKTKRVCSVNFQNTSGKAFRKLLEYIKEGKLGRIRSIVGVGRWKRDESYYQRNAWAGKLIVNGNYVLDGTINNPLAHLLNNELIIAETLEENGGVPQKVTAELYHGHKIEGEDTACVRIITKTGIEVYFYSTLCNREEEPPYIIIEAEKAKVYWTFANRFKIEYIDGSTEEFDGGREDLFVNMYINMVEHLFEGKQLYCPLEITRNFVLASNGAFESSGCVYGIPDEYLEISNENGKIYTYIKDIKEIIDEVAVNKKLFSEIEVPWAKQTREFGLIDYCCFSMFKG, encoded by the coding sequence TTGAACATTGCAAAGGTTGGTCTTATTGGAATTAGTGGGTTTGGAAGTATACACTTGCGGTCAATAGAACAGCTCCAAGGGAAGATGGTTGACTTGAGAGCAATTGTTGCAACAAGCTACGAAAAAAATAAAGAAGTGATTGATAGATTGGCTTCTCGAGGTGTTAAGTATTATCAGGATTATAGATTAATGCTTGAAAATCATAAAGACTTAGATTTTGTTGCTATCTCAACGCCCATTCATTTACATGCTCCAATGGCAATTGATGCAATGGAAAGAGGTTTTAATGTCCTGCTTGAAAAGCCGCCTGCTGTGACAATTCAGGATATTGACGCTATAATTGAGACGAAGAGAAAAACAAAAAGGGTTTGTAGCGTGAACTTTCAAAACACCTCTGGTAAAGCATTTAGAAAACTTCTTGAGTATATAAAAGAAGGCAAACTTGGCAGAATAAGATCAATTGTTGGTGTTGGACGTTGGAAAAGGGATGAAAGCTATTATCAAAGAAATGCGTGGGCTGGTAAGTTAATTGTTAATGGCAACTATGTCTTGGATGGAACAATAAACAATCCTCTTGCACATCTTTTGAACAATGAACTGATTATTGCTGAGACCTTGGAAGAAAATGGGGGTGTGCCTCAGAAAGTTACTGCAGAACTTTATCACGGGCACAAGATTGAAGGGGAAGACACAGCGTGTGTGAGAATTATAACAAAAACGGGAATCGAGGTTTATTTTTATTCAACGCTATGCAACAGGGAAGAAGAGCCACCCTATATCATAATAGAAGCTGAAAAAGCAAAAGTCTATTGGACATTTGCAAATAGGTTTAAAATAGAATACATTGATGGCTCTACAGAAGAATTTGATGGTGGGCGTGAAGATTTGTTTGTAAATATGTACATTAATATGGTAGAGCATCTGTTTGAAGGCAAACAGCTTTACTGTCCACTAGAAATAACGCGTAATTTTGTATTAGCATCAAACGGGGCTTTTGAATCATCGGGGTGTGTTTATGGTATTCCAGATGAATATTTAGAGATTAGCAATGAAAATGGTAAGATATATACTTATATCAAGGATATAAAAGAAATCATAGATGAGGTTGCTGTAAATAAAAAACTATTTTCTGAAATAGAAGTACCATGGGCGAAACAAACAAGAGAGTTTGGTTTAATTGATTACTGTTGTTTTAGTATGTTTAAAGGGTAA